TTTTTAAATAGTTCTTTTAACTTGTTATAAATTGCAATTATTGAAAACTCATCTACTAAAAATTTATCATAAACCATTTTTCACCTTGAAAATAAATGCATTTTGAGTTATTTTTGCTTTTACTTTATTTAAGGCTTTTTTAGCTTCTTTTTTATATTTAAATGGACCAATTAAAATTTTTGTGACTTTAATATTATTTCCATTCTTATTTATTGTTGTATGATAAAACTTATAATTAAATCCTTGTTTTTTAATAATTTCTAAAAACTTAGGATTAGGTTTTGCATTTTTTAATAATGCTGCTACTTGAATATAATAGTTTCCAATTTTTTTAGCTGTTTCTTTTTTAGGTTTAAACTTTTGTGAGGCAACTTTTACTTTTTCAACTGGTTTTTTATTTATGATTATTTTTTCATCTTTATTTTTTTTAGTAGTATTTGTTTCTTTTGTTATTGGAGGATTTTTAACTGTATTTTGTATTAAATTTTCCTCTTTTTTATTAAGGAGTTTTTTTGGCTGTTCTTCAATTTTTATACTGTTATTTGCTTCTTCTACTGGTAATGTCTGAAATTGTTTTTCTACTTTTATATTTTCCTTAGGCTGTTCTGGTGGGATAATTTCATTATTATTTTTTGTAGAACTATTTTGGAATATAGCTACTATTATTACAATAATAATAAAAATTAAAAAACCTATAGCACCATAAATTAACGGCTTTTTTAAGTCTCTTTTTGGTTTTAAATTAAGTAAATCATCATTTTTCATTTTTTCTCCTTACATATGTTTAGCCCAAGATGCTCCTCTTTCCTTTTTAAATAAACCATATGGTAAGTTTAATATATTAAATTCTGGTGGCAAATCATCATTTGGAAACATTCTCCATTGCTTTGGAAGTTTTAAAGAAAGCTTACTTGATAGTTTTTTTCCTATTTGAATAGCTTCATTTAACGTTGTATGCCCTTTATGTATATAAAGATGTAAATGACCTGGGGTTTTTGAATTATAAGCTGTAAAATTTAAAAATCCTTCTTCTCTTAAAAGCAAACTTACTCTATTCCAAAAAAGTTCTGGATTATTCCCGTTATAATCAAAAACAATATTTTCTACAATATTTCTATCTCTATTTATTAAATCATGTGCAATTATTTTTTTTCTTTCAATATGTTCATTCATAATCATAAGTGTCAAAGGCTTATCAACTTTTTCATATTTATCAAAAAAAGTTCTACCTTTATAAACAATCTTATTTACAATTTTACCTTTATATTCATAGTAATATTTCTTATTCATTTTAATAAGTGTAATATCTACATTATACGCCACTTTAAACCTTTAAATCCCTAAAAAGGGAAAAATTAATAAGTTGGTCTATCATAAATAACAAATTTACTTGCTAATTCTTTTAGCTCTTCTTTTACTTTATCTTGAAGCTCTAAATTATAAATATCATCTAAAACATCTGCTATTTTATTTGCAATAAATCTAAACTCTTCTTCTTTCATTCCTCTTGCTGTAAGTGCAGGTGAGCCAATTCTTATACCACTTGTAACAAAAGGACTCCTCTTCTCACCAGGTACTGTGTTTTTATTCACTGTAATTCCAGCTCTTCCAAGTGCTTCTTCTGCTTCTTTTCCACTAAATTCTTTATTTAGAAAACTCACTAATACTAAATGATTATCTGTACCACCACTTACTAAATCATAACCTCTCTCAAGTAAAACCTCAGCTAAAACTCTTGCATTTGCTTTTACTTGTTTTGCATATTCCTTCCAACTTGGTGCTAAATTCATTTTAAATCCAACAGCTTTTGCAGCTATAACATGCATTAAAGGTCCACCTTGAATTCCTGGAAATATTGCTGAATTTATTTTTTTAGCATACTCTTCATTATTTGTAAGAATTAACCCTCCTCTTGGACCTCTTAGAGTTTTATGAGTTGTAGTTGTAACTACATCACAATGAGGGAATGGATTAGGATGTTCGTTAGCTACTACAAGTCCTGCTATATGCGCAATATCTGCCATTAAAATAGCACCAACTTCATCAGCAATTTCTTTAAATTTTGCAAAATCAATCTCTCTTGGATATGCACTCGCACCACAAACAATCATTTTTGGTTTGACTATTTTTGCAATATCTCTTACCCTATCATAATCAATTTTTCCTGTTTTTTCATCAATACCATAACTAAAACTATGATAATGTTTACCTGAAAAGTTAACTTTTGCACCATGAGTTAAATGCCCACCATTGCTTAAATCCATTCCAAGTAACTTATCATATGGTTTTAATAGTGCAACGTATACAGCTCCATTTGCCTGAGAACCTGAATGAGGCTGAACATTTGCAAATTCACATCCAAAAAGTTCTTTTGCTCTATCGATTGCAAGTTGCTCAACTAAATCCGCATATTCACATCCACCATAATATCTTTTGTTTGGGTAACCTTCTGCATATTTATTAGTAAATACACTACCTTGTGCTTCCATAACTTCTGGAAGAGTAAAATTTTCACTTGCAATCATTTCAAGATGGTCTGTTTGTCTTTTTAATTCTTTTTCTAAAATTGAATAAACATCAATATCATAATCTCTTAAACTCATTATATCTCCTTTAATCTTCTTTAATTTCTTTTTTAGGTTTCATAGTTGGAAATAGTATCACATCTTTTATAGAATGTGAATTTGTAAGTAGCATTACAAGTCTATCAATTCCAATTCCCTCACCCGCAGTTGGAGGCATACCATATTGTAATGCTTTTATATAGTCATAATCCATATCCATACCCTCTTCATCACCTTTTGCTTTTGCTTCAAGTTGAGCTTTAAATCTTTCATATTGGTCAATTGGGTCATTTAATTCGTTAAATCCGTTTGCAATTTCACGACCAGCAATAAATAATTCAAATCTCTCAGCAAATTCTGGATTCTTATCACTTCTTCTTGCAAGAGGTGAAATTTCAATTGGAAATTCTGTTACAAAGGTTGGATTTATAAGTTTGCTTTCTACAAACTCATCAAATAATTCTGCCCAAAGTTTACCTTTACTATCAATATGGTCTTCTATTTCTACTCCTGCATCTTTTAAGTATTTTTTCATAGCTTCAACATCTTCTAAAATTTCTTCTGGGACATTTCCTATTTGAATTAAAGCTTCTTTATAAGTAATAGTTTTCCAGTCATCAAAATCAATTACCATATCACCATATTCAAGTTTTTTTGGAAGATTAAGTTTTTCAAATAAAAAGTCAAATAATTCTTTTGTTAATTTCATCAAATCTTCCATTGTATGATAAGCCCAATAAAACTCTATCATCGTAAATTCAGGATTATGAGTATGGTCAATTCCTTCATTTCTAAAATTTCTATTAAGTTCAAATACTGCTTCAAAACCTCCTACAATTAATCTTTTTAAGAAAAGTTCTGGTGCAATTCTTAAATTCATATCTATATCAAGAGCATTATGGTGAGTCATAAAAGGTCTTGCATTAGCTCCACCAACAACAGTATGAAGCATTGGAGTTTCAACTTCTAAAAAACCTTTTTTTAAAAAAAATTCTCTAACAAGTGAAACTATTTGACTTCTTAATTTAAATCTATCTCTTGTATCTTTATTCATAATCATATCAAGATATCTTTGACGATATTTTGTCTCAACATCTTGAAGACCATGAAATTTCTCAGGCAGTGGATGAATTGCTTTTGTTAAAATCCTTACATCATCTGCATGAATTGATAATTCTCCTGTTTTTGTAACGAATGGATATCCTATAACTTCTACAATATCTCCTACTTCGAGAGTTTTTTTAAGTAAATTAAATTTATCTCCTAGGTCATTTTTTGACATATAAACTTGAAGGATTCCACTTTCATCTTCAATTTTAAAAAAAGCTGCTTTTCCCATAAGTCTTAAAAACTTAACTCTTCCTGCAACTATAAATTTTCTACTCTCATCTCTTTTATTTTCTAATTCAAAAATATCTTTATTTTTTTCTAAAAATTCAGATATTTTAGTATCTCTTTTAGAATTATGGTCATATGGATTTAAATTATTCTCTTTTAATTTTTCTGCTTTTGATATTCTTTGTTTTACATATTCATTTGAAAACATTAAGCTCCTTTTTATTAACCTAATTTATTGGAATTTTAACATTTTTAAAACTATTTGTAACTTTTTTTTCTAATTCTTTTGGAGATGTATTAATTATTTTATCTCCTATATTAATCATTAATGGAAATACAACACTATTTTTAACATATTTTTGAATATTTTCTCTTATAAATTGTACTTTATATAGTAAAGTTAAAATAATTGCAACTAAAATAAAAAATTTCATACTTGAAAATATAAATCCTAAAATTCTATCAAAAACTCCAAGAGCACTTAATTTTAGTATTTTGCCAAATAAAAATCCTATAAAAATAGCAACTATCCAAAATCCTACAAACACAACTATAAAACCAACTAAATCAATAGCTGATTGATTATTAATTTTAAAAATATGTTCGTTAATATATATACCAACTGGATGAAAAAATTTTGAAGCTGAAAAAAGACCTCCAATAATTCCAATTAAACCTGCAATCTCTTTTATAAATCCATTAAAAAAACCTTTAATTCCTAAAATCAGAGTTATACCAATAATAACAGCATCAAAAATATTCAATTTTTGCCTTTTTAGATGATATTATACCCATTTTTTGTTGAATTTTTAACTTTATATAATGCTTCATCTGCTCTTTTAATTAAAGATTCTAATGTATCACCTTTTTTATGCGAAGTTAAACCGGCTGATACTGATACTTCAATTAAGTTTTCTTTATATTTTAATCTTGTTTTTGAAATTTTATCTATAATTCTTTCGATGCTTCTTTGTGCATTTAATATTGTTGAGCGATTAAAAACAATTATAAATTCATCTCCCCCATACCTATAAAGTTTATCAGTTTTTCTTATTAAACTTTTAACTATCTCACAAATTTTAATTAAAACATAATCACCTACAATATGCCCAAATTGATCATTAATTAATTTAAAATCATCTAAATCAATTATTGCTATTACTAAATCTAAATCCCTCTCTTTTCCATTTTTTAAAATTTCATTTAAATCTTTTTCTAATGCTTTTCTGTTATAAACTTTTGTTAATGGATCAATTAAAAGCTCTTTATAAGCTTTATCAAGTTCTGCCTGTAATGAATTAATTTTTTCTTCCATTTTATTAATTTTAGACATTAAATTAACACTAAAATCTAAAATTAAGGCTTTTAATTCATCACTTTCAATATCATCAATCTCTTCTATAATCTCTTTTGAATCATTTTTAATCTCTTTTGTAGTTTGAGACACTACATCAATTGAATCTTCAACTTCCATTAAAATTCTCTCGCTAATTGAAGGATTTAGACATAAAAGTTTTGGATTAAAATTATCTATTATTTTTTTATCATAACTAATTTTATTAAAAACCTCTTTATAATATAATGGAAATGGTAATTTTCCTGATTTTTCAAGAGATTTTAAAGTTTCTTTTGAAATTTCTTTTACTAATTCTTCCATATTAAAACCTTTTTTGATATTATCTTTGCATGAATTATATTATCTTTATCGGTAACTAAGGAGAAAAATTGAGAATAGATGTTAAAAAAGCATTAAATTTAATTGAAAATGAAAAATTAATTAAACTTGGAGCAATGGCACTTGAAAAAAAAAGAGAACTTCATCCTAAAAAAATAACAACATTTATAGTAGATAGAAATATAAATTATACAAACATATGCTTTGTTGATTGTAAATTTTGTGCATTTTATAGACATAAAAAAGATAAAGATGCTTATATTTTAAGTTTTGAAGAAATTGATAAAAAAATAGATGAATTAATTGAAATTGGAGGTACTCAAATCCTTTTCCAAGGAGGAGTTCATCCTAATTTAAAAATTGATTATTATGAGAAGTTAGTAGAACATATTCATAAAAAATATCCTGAGATTACCATTCATGGTTTCTCAGCACCTGAAATTGACTATATTGCAAAGGTTAGTAAAATATCTATTGAAGAAGTACTCATAAGATTAAAAGAAAAAGGGCTTAGTTCAATTCCAGGGGCTGGGGCTGAAATCCTTAGTGATAGAGTAAGAGATATAATTGCTCCTAAAAAAATTAGTGCTAATAGATGGCTTGAAATTCATAAAACTGCTCATAAAATTGGTATGAAAACTACTGCTACTATGATGTTTGGAACAGTAGAAACAACACAAGAAATAGTAGAACACTGGGATAAAATTAGAAGATTACAAGATGAAACAGGTGGATTTAGAGCGTTTATTATGTGGTCTTTTCAACCTTACAATACTGCTTTAATGAAAGAAGGAATTGTAACTCATAAAACTTCATCAAATAGATATTTAAGATATTTAGCAGTTACAAGGCTGTTTTTAGATAATTTTAAAAATATTCAAAGCTCGTGGGTAACACAAGGAAGTTATATAGGTCAGATGGCACTTTTGTATGGTGCAAATGATTTAGGCTCTACTATGATGGAAGAAAATGTCGTAAAAAGTGCTGGTGCTGTAAATAGAATGAATCAAGAAGAGATGATAAAACTTATTAAAGACGTAGGAGAAATTCCTGCTAAAAGAAATACAGCTTATGAAATATTAGAAATTTATAATTAACATGAATTCGATAAAAATTATAAAACAAAAAAAAAATGTTTAAAATGACGAAACAATTGCAAATTTTAGTGGAGCAAAAGCAGTAAAAAAAAGCATTTTGTTTGAACAAAGTGAGTTAATGCTTTTTAGCTTTTGCAAAACGTTAAAAAATTTGCTCTTTTGTTGAAGAATTTTAAACATCTATTTATTATACCAATTGAAAATTGAAAATGGACAATGGAAAATTATAAAAAATATTGAAATAATTGGATTTTTAAGTTTTTTTAAAGTAACTAACTTATTTGGAATTGTATTATAAATCGAATCAACATTAATTAACTTTTCATCATTTTATAAAGCCATACTACAAAAGGAATTTCTAATATTATTCCTATTACCACTGCTTTAATTGTTCCATTAGGGTCATTAACTAATGGAAGACCTCCTGTATTCATTCCAAAAAAGCCTGTTATTAATGTAAGAGGTAGAAAAATACCTGAGATTAATGTTAATACAAACATAATTTTATTCATCTTTTCATCTTGTTTTGCACGAAAAAATTCATATAAATAATCAAGCTTTTCTATTGCATTTTTAGAAAATCTAAATGCTCTATTGAAATGTTCTTCTAAATCTTTAAAAGCGAAATTATCCACATCTTCTTTGTAACATTTTAAAAATCTCTCAAAAGCAATTAAAGCATGACCAAGTAATCTCTCAATAAAAACTAAATCTTTTTTTAACCTCAACCACTCATTAGCAAATGATTTATCAATATTATCTTCATACAAATCATCTTCCATTGTTGCAATTTGCATATGAAATTTATTAAGTTTAGCTAAAATTTTATCAATTCTTATATCTAAAAAGTTATGAAGCTCATTAAATCCGCCAAGTAATTCAAAATCTTTTTTATCTCTTTTATAGTAATAAACTTTTTTATCTTTAATTAAAAATCCATAAGAAAAAACTTCTACTTTGTCATTTTTAATATATGGAAGTCTTAAAATTAAAACAGAATAATCTTTAGCAACTTCAAAATCACTTGGATGATTTACATTTTCAATATCGTGTTTTAAATATTCATTTATATTAAATTTCATAAAAATTCCTTTTCTACCCATCTACTAAAAAGATATAAAGCCCAAATATGTTGTTTATATCTTTTATGTCCTGTTTTTATAATTTCTTTTAAATATTCTTCATTTAATAATTTCGTTTTTCTATTAATATCAATAATTCTTTTTAATTCATTCTCTTCTTTTAACCACTCATAAAAAGGAAGAGCAAATCCCTTTTTTCTTCTATAAACTATCTCTTTTGGTAAATATTTTTTTGCTATCTCTTTTATAATCCATTTTTTATTTCCTCTAATTTCTTCACTCATAGAAAAAACAAAGTTTACCAAATTTTTATCTAAAAAAGGACTTCTTGCTTCAATAGAATGTGCCATAAACATCTTATCAAGTTTTGAAAGCAGTACTTCTCCTACCCAAACTTTTAAATCAAAATAGGTAAAATCAAAACTTCTCCATCCTTTTAAAAACCTTTTATACTCAACTTCTTTTGCATTTTTTTTAAGAAGTCTTTTTATTTGCCTATCAAAAAATGTTTCATTAATACCTCTAAATACATCTTCATCATTAAAAAATCTTCTAAAAATTTCCCACTCTTTTATATCTTCTGGATATCTTTCTAAATATTTTTTAAGCCATTTTTTATTAGGCAGATAAGATTTAAAAAATTCTAAAAACTCATCATATCTTCTATATCCTAAAAACAATTCATCACTACCCTCACCACTTAATACCACTTTTAAAGGAATATTCTTTGCTAATTCATAGGCAGCAAAAAAACTACTATCAGAAATTGGCTCTTGCATAGAATCTAATACATTTTCAAAATTTTCATAAAACTTTTTTTTAGTTAAAACAAAATCAAAATTTTTAATTCCTAAATGATTTGCAACAACTTTTGCATATTTTCTTTCATCATAATTTTCAAATCCCTCATACCCAATACTAAATGTATCTATTTTTTTATATTTTAAAGCAAGTGCAACTATTAAACTACTATCAACACCACCACTTAAAAGAGAACCAATCTCAACATCTCCCATTAATCTTTTTTCTATTGATTTTGTTAGTAAATTTTCAATATTAAATATAACTTTTTCATTTTCCATTTTACATTTTTCATTTTTCATTTCAAAATCATGCCATCTCTTTATCTCTCCATCAAAATAACATCCAGCAGGAAGTTTAAAAATACCCTTGTAAATAGTATTTGGTGCAATTGAAGAGTTATATGCAAAATATTCACTTAATGCATTTAAATTTATCTCTTTTTTTACTATTTTTAAAAGTGGATTTATTTCTGATGAAAAAGCATTTTTAGTAAAATAAAGAGGTTTTTTTCCAAACTCATCTCTAAATAGATATAACTTTTTATCATATATTGCAATTGCAAACATTCCATCAAGATATTTTACAAATTCAACTCCAAACTTTTCCCAAAGTTTTGCAATAACCTCAATTTCTGTTTTAACATTTAAATTATATTTTTTTATTAATTCTTTATAATTATAAATCTCTCCATTAAAAACAAATAACTTATCTTCAATTTTTAAAGGTTGATTATTTATTTCTAAATTTTCAATAGCAAGTCTATTAAATCCAAAAGTATATTTTTTATTTGTTTTAATATCGCTATAATCATTACCTCTATGTTGCATTAAGTTTAAAGCACTCTTTACAACTTCTACATTTTCTCCAATCATTCCAAATATTGCACACAAACTAATCCTTTTTTGATAGAATTTTACAAAAAGGAATTTAATGAAAGAAGTTTTTAAATATACATTTTTAACAGTTGCTGAGTGGAAAAAGTTTTTATTTGTAGTATTAATAATTTCGATTTTAACATTAATAGAACCATTCCCGTTTATAGGAATTACTGCAAATATTTTTGAAAAACTTTTATATTTAAGTATTGGAGTTTTTTTAATTTATCTTGTAAAAAATTCAAATTCTCCTGATAATTATTTCGAAAACTTAAAAAGAAATGGATTTGGAAGTTTTTTATTCCATTATATCCCTGCAAGTAGTGGAATATTACTTGGATTATTTATTATAGGCACTTTTTGGGCAATGTTTTTTATTTTAATTTTACAATTTACTAATTCAATGTATATTATAGCTTCCCCACATAACATATTTTTAAAAATTACATCTTCTCCTTTTATAACACAAGTATTAATTGGATTTTATTTAATTTATCTCCTATTTTTTTCATATATTTTCTTAGGAAAATTTGGAAATTCTCTTACTAAAACAAATTTTAAAGATGCTTTTTTAACTATTGTCTCTTCTTTAATAGATTTCTCATATTGGGTAAAAACTTTTAATATAAAATATTTTTTAATATATTTAATTTGGTCATTTATTACATCTATAATCTACTTTTTTACAGCGATAGGATTTATTTTTATAATATATCCAACATTATTACAAAATCCTAATTTAAGCTTAATTTTAATTCCTCTATTAGTAAGTATATACACAATATTGGCTTATTTTACATTTTTTAGTAGCTATTTTGCAGACAAAACAACTAGAAATTAAGCGATATCCATCGCACTTTCTGGTTTTTCTTCTACAATCCTTATATCCTCAGCAATTTCAGGCACAGGCACAACTTTTGTTTTAGTTACAACTCTCTCAGGCAAGTGTATCTCTTTTCCTCTTACATGAATTGTTGTAGGTTTTATCGTCATTTTGTATGTTATTTTGATTCCATACACTTTATTTCCAAATCTGTTTTTATAATAATCTGGCCCCTCCACTTTTATATCAAAAGCATCTGCTGGAAAATATACTCTTTTTGCATATTCTCTTTTTTTTCTTGGATGATAATAAACAAGCCATAATACTTTTGCCTCACCTTTATATTTAACTTCTGTTGGAATATATGTACTTGCTTTTTCTTCTTCTTTTAAAAGTCTCTCTATATATGCCTCAGCCGTAGTTTCAAAATCTTCTTCACTAATACTTTCATAGAACCTATCCCATTTATTAACCTCAGCAATTATATTTGCAAGTTTTATACTTCTTTCTTTTTCTTCATTAATTAATTTATCAATTGCAGCTTGAAGTCCTTCATCAAAATGAGATGTAAAGCTTTCAAGATAAGGTAAAACAGATAATATATCTACTGCTTTTTTTAATTTATCAAGACAACCTACATTCTCACATAAAACCATTGCTTTTCTAATATCGCAAAATTCTTTTCTTATTTCATCTAATACTCTTACATTTAAACTAAGTGTAAATAACGAATTAGTTAATTCTTCAATAACTTGATTTGGAATTTGTTTTAATTCTTCTTCAATATTAATCTCTTTTTTCCAAGGCTCATATCTTCTATCAAAACCTTTATATTCAGCTACATAATTTGCAGTTTTTACGGTAATTCTATTTTCTTCAATTGCAACTTTTCTTAACTCTTCAATTTTATCACCAAATTTTTTTTGCCAAAATGGAGAATATGTTAAAGTACATAAATAATCACTTCTTTTTTTCAAATCAGTAAGTTCTGCACCATTTTCAACATTTAACATCTCATCTCTAATAATACAATTAATTCTTTTTATATCTTCTACACTTTCAACTCTTCCATATATTCTTCCCATATCCCCCTCCTTAATAATATCTTAATATTTGCTAAAATAATTATATAACAAAAATTGAGTCATTGTCAATAAACTAAATTAAAATATTAAGTAGATTTCCTTTTTATAAAAAGATAAATTAATGAGATAGCAGGGACAATACTTACTCCAAAAAGAAAACTTATAACATCAAAAATTCCTATATTTTTAAGCCATAAAAATCCTGCAATTAAAAACAGATAACCTAAAATTTTAACAATATTAAATCCTCTAAATGAAAGAAATAATGCTTCATACCATTTTAATTTTTTTGGATTACTTTTTTCTTCTTTTATTTCATCTTCTTCATCATATAAATCATATTTATCATCATATTTTTTTAATATATCTTCACCAACATTTCCATTTTGAAATTGAGATTTAACCATATTAGAATAGCCAATAAAACTACCTATAATTATTAAAGAAGATGAAAAAAAAGCAATTTGTGTATTATAAAGCCAAACTTGATTATTTTCTAACATACAAAAAACTACTATTCCTATATCTACTGCAATTAATATTTTAATAATATTTAAAAATTCTTTCATACTTCCTCTTTAAATTATTGCTTTATAAAATTTAACCCCACCAACCCATATCTCTTCAAGCAAATTTTCTTTAAGTAAATCATTAAATATTTTTTGTGTATGAGAATCTAAAATATTTTTAATGTCACTTTCACTAAATGGTCTTTTTTTAAGTGTATTTAATAACACTTCCTTACTTAAATTCTCAATTTGAAACTTGATTTTTTTACGAGTTGGAATAAAAATATTTTGATTTTCAATAAAGTTTGCAAGATAAAAAAGTCTATCAATACTTACTCCCTCAACATTATAAGCAGGTGGTCTATCTATGGTAGAGATATCAACCCTATTTGGCTTAATTTTTTTTAAAACTTCATTTAATTTTTTAAATTCTTCAATCTTATCATTAATACCTTTAACAACTAAAATCTCTATTATTAATTCTTTCTCATAAATTTTTCTAAAATCAATTATTCCATCTATAATATCATTAATATCATTACCCTTTTCAGGTCTATCAATTTTTTTAAAAATTGTAGGAGTTATGGCATCAAGAGAGAGTTTTACAATATCAAGTTTTTTTAAAGCATTTTGAATTTCTTTTTTCATTATAGTTGAAGAGTTACTCAAAATTAAAAGTTTTTTATTTAAAGGTTTAAGTTTATCTATTAATTCATTCAAATATGGATATAAAGTAGGCTCACCATTACTTGTTATAGTTAAAACATCAAGAGAATGCTCTTTTATAGCTTCTTTTACTTCATCAATAATATTATCAACTTGTGGAGGATTATCATAAAAAGAAATAGGTTTTGAAGGTTCAAGTTCACAATAGATACAATCAAAATTACATCTTTTTTTATCAGGGGATAAGTCTATTCCAAGACTCATCCCAAATCTTCTTGATGCAACAGGACCGAAAATATATT
This Caminibacter mediatlanticus TB-2 DNA region includes the following protein-coding sequences:
- a CDS encoding CvpA family protein, coding for MNIFDAVIIGITLILGIKGFFNGFIKEIAGLIGIIGGLFSASKFFHPVGIYINEHIFKINNQSAIDLVGFIVVFVGFWIVAIFIGFLFGKILKLSALGVFDRILGFIFSSMKFFILVAIILTLLYKVQFIRENIQKYVKNSVVFPLMINIGDKIINTSPKELEKKVTNSFKNVKIPIN
- a CDS encoding GGDEF domain-containing protein → MEELVKEISKETLKSLEKSGKLPFPLYYKEVFNKISYDKKIIDNFNPKLLCLNPSISERILMEVEDSIDVVSQTTKEIKNDSKEIIEEIDDIESDELKALILDFSVNLMSKINKMEEKINSLQAELDKAYKELLIDPLTKVYNRKALEKDLNEILKNGKERDLDLVIAIIDLDDFKLINDQFGHIVGDYVLIKICEIVKSLIRKTDKLYRYGGDEFIIVFNRSTILNAQRSIERIIDKISKTRLKYKENLIEVSVSAGLTSHKKGDTLESLIKRADEALYKVKNSTKNGYNII
- a CDS encoding dehypoxanthine futalosine cyclase; protein product: MRIDVKKALNLIENEKLIKLGAMALEKKRELHPKKITTFIVDRNINYTNICFVDCKFCAFYRHKKDKDAYILSFEEIDKKIDELIEIGGTQILFQGGVHPNLKIDYYEKLVEHIHKKYPEITIHGFSAPEIDYIAKVSKISIEEVLIRLKEKGLSSIPGAGAEILSDRVRDIIAPKKISANRWLEIHKTAHKIGMKTTATMMFGTVETTQEIVEHWDKIRRLQDETGGFRAFIMWSFQPYNTALMKEGIVTHKTSSNRYLRYLAVTRLFLDNFKNIQSSWVTQGSYIGQMALLYGANDLGSTMMEENVVKSAGAVNRMNQEEMIKLIKDVGEIPAKRNTAYEILEIYN
- a CDS encoding SPOR domain-containing protein — translated: MKNDDLLNLKPKRDLKKPLIYGAIGFLIFIIIVIIVAIFQNSSTKNNNEIIPPEQPKENIKVEKQFQTLPVEEANNSIKIEEQPKKLLNKKEENLIQNTVKNPPITKETNTTKKNKDEKIIINKKPVEKVKVASQKFKPKKETAKKIGNYYIQVAALLKNAKPNPKFLEIIKKQGFNYKFYHTTINKNGNNIKVTKILIGPFKYKKEAKKALNKVKAKITQNAFIFKVKNGL
- the lysS gene encoding lysine--tRNA ligase, with protein sequence MFSNEYVKQRISKAEKLKENNLNPYDHNSKRDTKISEFLEKNKDIFELENKRDESRKFIVAGRVKFLRLMGKAAFFKIEDESGILQVYMSKNDLGDKFNLLKKTLEVGDIVEVIGYPFVTKTGELSIHADDVRILTKAIHPLPEKFHGLQDVETKYRQRYLDMIMNKDTRDRFKLRSQIVSLVREFFLKKGFLEVETPMLHTVVGGANARPFMTHHNALDIDMNLRIAPELFLKRLIVGGFEAVFELNRNFRNEGIDHTHNPEFTMIEFYWAYHTMEDLMKLTKELFDFLFEKLNLPKKLEYGDMVIDFDDWKTITYKEALIQIGNVPEEILEDVEAMKKYLKDAGVEIEDHIDSKGKLWAELFDEFVESKLINPTFVTEFPIEISPLARRSDKNPEFAERFELFIAGREIANGFNELNDPIDQYERFKAQLEAKAKGDEEGMDMDYDYIKALQYGMPPTAGEGIGIDRLVMLLTNSHSIKDVILFPTMKPKKEIKED
- a CDS encoding serine hydroxymethyltransferase is translated as MSLRDYDIDVYSILEKELKRQTDHLEMIASENFTLPEVMEAQGSVFTNKYAEGYPNKRYYGGCEYADLVEQLAIDRAKELFGCEFANVQPHSGSQANGAVYVALLKPYDKLLGMDLSNGGHLTHGAKVNFSGKHYHSFSYGIDEKTGKIDYDRVRDIAKIVKPKMIVCGASAYPREIDFAKFKEIADEVGAILMADIAHIAGLVVANEHPNPFPHCDVVTTTTHKTLRGPRGGLILTNNEEYAKKINSAIFPGIQGGPLMHVIAAKAVGFKMNLAPSWKEYAKQVKANARVLAEVLLERGYDLVSGGTDNHLVLVSFLNKEFSGKEAEEALGRAGITVNKNTVPGEKRSPFVTSGIRIGSPALTARGMKEEEFRFIANKIADVLDDIYNLELQDKVKEELKELASKFVIYDRPTY
- a CDS encoding DUF1882 domain-containing protein, with amino-acid sequence MAYNVDITLIKMNKKYYYEYKGKIVNKIVYKGRTFFDKYEKVDKPLTLMIMNEHIERKKIIAHDLINRDRNIVENIVFDYNGNNPELFWNRVSLLLREEGFLNFTAYNSKTPGHLHLYIHKGHTTLNEAIQIGKKLSSKLSLKLPKQWRMFPNDDLPPEFNILNLPYGLFKKERGASWAKHM
- a CDS encoding magnesium transporter CorA family protein, with the translated sequence MKFNINEYLKHDIENVNHPSDFEVAKDYSVLILRLPYIKNDKVEVFSYGFLIKDKKVYYYKRDKKDFELLGGFNELHNFLDIRIDKILAKLNKFHMQIATMEDDLYEDNIDKSFANEWLRLKKDLVFIERLLGHALIAFERFLKCYKEDVDNFAFKDLEEHFNRAFRFSKNAIEKLDYLYEFFRAKQDEKMNKIMFVLTLISGIFLPLTLITGFFGMNTGGLPLVNDPNGTIKAVVIGIILEIPFVVWLYKMMKS